A genomic region of Kineococcus endophyticus contains the following coding sequences:
- a CDS encoding GAF and ANTAR domain-containing protein: protein MDVRADAVAAAVNDIAAVLAEHGEPLDLAHRLVRHCAELLSASAVGLLVEDARRELQLLAATPSETREVELLQLQLEQGPCLDAYRTGSVVSVATADELSARWPQFATRAAVLGIVAVHTVPVHSGGRTIGALNLFRDHEGAYSRVESDVARAMASFGAVGITQLEHVAEGARVQAQLQEALDSRIVLEQAKGALAQRFRVHPDDAFQRLRSQARTERRRLRDVAQEVVDELVRPAPVES from the coding sequence GTGGACGTGCGCGCCGACGCGGTGGCTGCCGCTGTCAACGACATCGCTGCTGTGCTCGCCGAGCACGGCGAACCGCTCGACCTCGCGCACCGCCTCGTGCGGCACTGCGCCGAACTGCTGTCCGCCTCCGCGGTCGGGCTGCTCGTGGAGGACGCCCGCCGGGAACTGCAGCTCCTGGCCGCGACACCGAGCGAGACGCGCGAGGTGGAACTGCTGCAACTGCAGCTGGAGCAGGGGCCGTGCCTGGACGCCTACCGCACCGGCAGCGTCGTCTCCGTCGCCACGGCCGACGAACTCAGCGCCCGCTGGCCGCAGTTCGCCACCCGGGCGGCGGTCCTCGGGATTGTCGCCGTGCACACCGTCCCCGTCCACAGCGGTGGCCGCACGATCGGCGCGCTGAACCTGTTCCGCGACCACGAGGGTGCGTACTCGCGCGTCGAGTCCGACGTGGCCCGCGCGATGGCGTCCTTCGGCGCGGTGGGGATCACCCAGCTCGAGCACGTGGCCGAGGGGGCCCGGGTGCAGGCGCAGCTGCAGGAGGCGCTCGACAGCCGCATCGTCCTGGAGCAGGCCAAGGGTGCTCTGGCGCAACGCTTCCGGGTGCACCCCGACGACGCCTTCCAGCGGTTGCGGTCGCAGGCGCGGACCGAGCGTCGCCGGCTGCGCGACGTGGCCCAGGAGGTCGTCGACGAACTGGTGCGGCCCGCTCCCGTCGAGAGCTGA
- a CDS encoding ABC transporter substrate-binding protein — MLRRSLLAALAASGVLTTLTACGGGDEPATGGSSSSPSASGGGAFPVTITHKFGSTVVESAPTRVVTVGYNEEDFVLALGVTPVGSRTPLGAFDATKRPWAVDLLPAGGIPSVGQAELNFEEIAALRPDLIIGAYAYLQQADYDKLTQIAPTIGDVLPAGQSADTEAAATWQEELAAIGSALGKGTEASSLTDDVEAKFTAAVDANPSFTGKTISVVLYNQGYYALDATDPRGNFFLQLGFSANPLSGSVSEEQVVQLDTDVLVVLGQSKAEFAQNPAAAGLAAVTENRTVYVPTFASDFAGALGYSSPISLPYALEQAVPALAAAADGNPSTVPADL; from the coding sequence GTGCTCCGTCGATCCCTCCTCGCCGCCCTCGCCGCCTCCGGCGTCCTGACGACCCTCACCGCCTGCGGTGGGGGTGACGAGCCCGCCACCGGCGGGTCCTCCAGCAGCCCGTCCGCGAGCGGTGGGGGAGCCTTCCCCGTCACCATCACCCACAAGTTCGGCAGCACGGTCGTGGAGTCCGCCCCCACCCGCGTCGTCACGGTCGGCTACAACGAGGAGGACTTCGTCCTCGCGCTCGGGGTCACCCCCGTCGGCAGCCGCACCCCGCTCGGCGCCTTCGACGCGACGAAGCGCCCGTGGGCGGTCGACCTGCTGCCCGCCGGCGGGATCCCCTCGGTCGGCCAGGCGGAGCTGAACTTCGAGGAGATCGCGGCGCTGCGGCCCGACCTGATCATCGGGGCCTACGCGTACCTGCAGCAGGCCGACTACGACAAGCTCACGCAGATCGCCCCGACGATCGGGGACGTCCTGCCCGCTGGGCAGTCCGCCGACACCGAGGCCGCGGCGACGTGGCAGGAGGAGCTCGCCGCGATCGGCTCCGCGCTCGGCAAGGGGACCGAGGCGAGCTCACTGACGGACGACGTCGAGGCGAAGTTCACGGCCGCCGTCGACGCGAACCCGTCGTTCACGGGCAAGACCATCAGCGTCGTCCTCTACAACCAGGGGTACTACGCCCTGGACGCCACCGACCCCCGGGGGAACTTCTTCCTCCAGCTCGGCTTCTCCGCGAACCCGTTGTCCGGCAGCGTCAGCGAGGAGCAGGTCGTCCAGCTCGACACCGACGTGCTCGTCGTCCTGGGGCAGTCGAAGGCCGAGTTCGCCCAGAACCCCGCCGCGGCCGGGCTGGCCGCCGTCACCGAGAACCGCACCGTCTACGTCCCGACCTTCGCCTCGGACTTCGCCGGCGCCCTGGGGTACTCGAGCCCGATCTCGCTGCCCTACGCCCTGGAGCAGGCCGTCCCCGCGCTGGCGGCGGCCGCCGACGGGAACCCGTCGACGGTGCCGGCCGACCTCTGA
- a CDS encoding trimeric intracellular cation channel family protein, which translates to MTAQGFLLLLELVGVFAFALDGALTAMRSTHLDLFGVVALGIVTAVGGGIMRDVLLGELPPATFRVWYYLAIATGGALVAFWGHRLLSRMSRPIFVFDTVGLSLFAVTGAQLAVDAGAGAGQAILLGGLTAVGGGTLRDVLVRKVPSILTGGLYAVPALLGAVVAVVGPLLGVAPGVAAFAGGVLCAAVRTGGALRGWKAPRATLTTPEDLD; encoded by the coding sequence GTGACCGCTCAAGGCTTCCTGCTCCTGCTCGAACTCGTGGGGGTGTTCGCCTTCGCCCTCGACGGGGCGCTGACGGCGATGCGGTCCACCCACCTCGACCTGTTCGGGGTGGTCGCGCTCGGCATCGTCACGGCCGTCGGCGGCGGCATCATGCGCGACGTGCTGCTCGGCGAACTGCCGCCCGCGACGTTCCGCGTCTGGTACTACCTGGCGATCGCGACGGGCGGTGCGCTCGTCGCGTTCTGGGGGCACCGGCTGCTGTCGCGGATGTCCCGGCCCATCTTCGTGTTCGACACCGTCGGGTTGTCCCTGTTCGCCGTGACCGGCGCCCAGCTCGCGGTGGACGCGGGTGCGGGCGCCGGCCAGGCGATCCTCCTGGGCGGCCTCACGGCCGTGGGCGGCGGCACGCTGAGGGACGTGCTGGTGCGCAAGGTCCCGAGCATCCTCACGGGTGGCCTGTACGCGGTGCCGGCCCTGCTCGGCGCGGTCGTCGCGGTCGTCGGCCCCTTGCTGGGGGTCGCCCCCGGGGTCGCGGCGTTCGCGGGCGGCGTGCTGTGCGCGGCGGTCCGGACCGGTGGCGCACTGCGGGGGTGGAAGGCACCGCGCGCGACGCTCACGACCCCCGAGGACCTCGACTGA
- a CDS encoding SDR family NAD(P)-dependent oxidoreductase, whose amino-acid sequence MTDRLQGKTILVTGAASGIGRTVATAFVAEGARVVFSDRDAAGAEGAAADAGGGAVGVHLDVTDEESVARAFAAVADRGWRLDVVVANAGVQLFGQDAPVADLDLDVWQRTLAVNLTGTFLTLKHAVRALSDRGGSIVVTGSPTGLNGEGRDFTAYSSSKAGVHGLVRTVAAAYADRGIRVNTVVPGYTETPLVTTISQDAASRAAIVGRTPLGRPGTPQDVVGVMVHLASDESSFSTGAIFRVDGGMTSL is encoded by the coding sequence GTGACCGACCGCCTGCAGGGCAAGACGATCCTCGTGACGGGTGCCGCCTCCGGGATCGGCCGCACCGTCGCGACCGCCTTCGTCGCCGAGGGCGCGCGCGTCGTCTTCAGCGACCGGGACGCCGCCGGTGCCGAGGGCGCGGCGGCCGACGCCGGCGGCGGTGCCGTCGGCGTGCACCTCGACGTCACCGACGAGGAGTCCGTCGCGCGCGCGTTCGCCGCCGTCGCCGACCGCGGCTGGCGGCTCGACGTCGTGGTCGCCAACGCCGGTGTCCAGCTCTTCGGGCAGGACGCCCCCGTCGCCGACCTCGACCTCGACGTCTGGCAGCGCACCCTCGCGGTGAACCTCACCGGCACGTTCCTCACGCTCAAGCACGCGGTCCGGGCCCTGTCCGACCGCGGTGGGTCGATCGTCGTCACCGGCTCGCCCACGGGGCTGAACGGCGAGGGCCGCGACTTCACGGCCTACTCCAGCAGCAAGGCCGGCGTGCACGGTCTCGTGCGCACCGTGGCCGCTGCGTACGCGGACCGTGGGATCCGGGTGAACACCGTCGTGCCCGGGTACACCGAGACGCCGCTGGTGACGACCATCTCCCAGGACGCGGCCTCCCGCGCCGCCATCGTCGGGCGCACGCCGTTGGGGCGTCCCGGCACGCCGCAGGACGTGGTGGGCGTCATGGTGCACCTCGCCAGCGACGAGTCGTCCTTCTCGACCGGCGCCATCTTCCGCGTGGACGGCGGGATGACCAGCCTGTGA
- a CDS encoding NAD(P)/FAD-dependent oxidoreductase has translation MNSPVRSVVVLGGGVLGVSTAVHLQRAGIRTALLTRGVLADGASGRSLAWLNSAGAFSDAYHRLRTVAVDRYRTMFAQDPGRDWLRFDGGVWWPGAEDQDQARDRHRAQVDVGYDSHLLTPGEVRARFPGVAAPRTALSNPGEGWVSLPHLVAHLAEEFTAAGGLLRTGTGTGSVVVEDGRARGVRTSDGQTVRADAVVVACGPQTPGVLRDLGVDLPDASPLSGLVETEPVDSPVRVVLNTPRAAVRRTPSGGFAVDHDWYVDDVEEHPDGSGDLPEAVVAELLGEAEAVLDGTPLRARTVRAGRKPVPADGEPVLGALSAVPGCLVAFTHSGATLGLLVGELLTHEITTRRPHPLAAPFGPGRFGC, from the coding sequence GTGAACAGCCCCGTCCGGTCCGTCGTCGTCCTGGGTGGGGGCGTCCTCGGCGTCTCCACGGCCGTCCACCTGCAGCGGGCGGGGATCCGCACGGCGCTGCTCACCCGCGGTGTCCTCGCCGACGGCGCGTCCGGCCGGTCGCTGGCGTGGCTGAACTCCGCGGGCGCGTTCTCCGACGCCTACCACCGGCTGCGCACGGTCGCCGTCGACCGGTACCGGACGATGTTCGCGCAGGACCCCGGCCGGGACTGGTTGCGGTTCGACGGCGGGGTCTGGTGGCCGGGGGCCGAGGACCAGGACCAGGCGCGCGACCGGCACCGGGCGCAGGTCGACGTCGGGTACGACAGCCACCTGCTGACGCCCGGCGAGGTCCGGGCGCGGTTCCCGGGGGTCGCCGCTCCGCGCACCGCGCTGTCGAACCCGGGAGAGGGCTGGGTCTCGCTGCCGCACCTCGTCGCGCACCTCGCCGAGGAGTTCACGGCCGCGGGTGGCCTGCTGCGCACCGGGACGGGCACCGGCTCGGTCGTGGTCGAGGACGGTCGGGCCCGCGGGGTGCGGACGTCCGACGGCCAGACGGTGCGTGCGGACGCGGTCGTCGTGGCGTGCGGTCCGCAGACCCCGGGCGTGCTGCGCGACCTCGGGGTCGACCTGCCCGACGCCTCGCCGCTCAGCGGCCTGGTGGAGACCGAGCCGGTGGACTCCCCCGTCCGCGTCGTGCTCAACACCCCGCGGGCGGCGGTGCGCCGCACGCCGTCGGGGGGTTTCGCCGTCGACCACGACTGGTACGTCGACGACGTCGAGGAGCACCCCGACGGGTCCGGGGACCTGCCGGAGGCGGTCGTGGCGGAACTGCTCGGCGAGGCCGAAGCGGTGCTGGACGGGACACCGCTGCGGGCCCGGACCGTGCGCGCGGGACGCAAACCCGTCCCCGCCGACGGTGAACCCGTCCTCGGTGCCCTGTCGGCCGTTCCCGGCTGCCTCGTGGCGTTCACCCACTCCGGAGCCACGCTCGGCCTCCTCGTCGGGGAACTGCTGACCCACGAGATCACCACGAGGCGCCCGCACCCGCTGGCCGCACCGTTCGGGCCCGGCCGCTTCGGCTGCTGA